One Ignavibacterium album JCM 16511 genomic region harbors:
- the metG gene encoding methionine--tRNA ligase, whose protein sequence is MAKEKVLVTSALPYANGPIHLGHLSGAYLPADIYVRYKRLNGDDVIYICGSDEHGVPITISADKEKVSPKVIIDRYHEQNKKAFERFGMSFDNYSRTSLPIHHETAREFFLNFYKRGLLIEKKSLQFYDEKAKMFLPDRYVEGTCPKCGNEQARSDECEVCGSLYDPSELINPVSKVSGERPVLKETSHWYFPLGKYQPALEKFIDEMNQKYGWKENVLQYCRGWFKDGLKDRAITRDLDWGIKVPIEGADGKVIYVWFEAVLGYISSTKEYSQKVNQPDLWKKYWQDENTKYIAFIGKDNIVFHTIIFPAILMAWNEGNQDKYCLPQNVPANEFLNFEGKKFSKSRGWGIDVDEFLDLFPADPLRYCLAANLPENRDTDFYWKEFQLRNNSELADILGNFINRTFTFVFKHFDGKVPPLGKLEKIDDEMLKTIESYPKKISDLFEHYKIKDGVNELMNLAREGNKYFNDTEPWKTLKSDKERCGTTLNICLQTIYTLAELCSPVLPFSSEKLFKMLNARPVEWPLCGKPQLEVGHQLNQAEILFPKIEDEKIEAQINKLGSTSQTEAKKEELITYDDFMKVQLKVAEVIEAEKVKKSEKLLRLKVKLENEERQVVAGIAKSYNPEDLVGKKVVIVANLQPAKLMGLESKGMILAVETENGGLNVLTVPENVNNGTRVK, encoded by the coding sequence TTGGCTAAAGAAAAAGTTCTTGTTACATCTGCTTTACCTTATGCAAACGGACCAATTCATCTTGGTCATTTAAGCGGAGCATATCTTCCTGCAGATATTTATGTGCGTTATAAAAGATTAAACGGAGATGATGTCATTTACATCTGCGGCTCTGATGAACACGGTGTTCCAATAACAATCAGTGCTGATAAAGAAAAAGTTTCTCCTAAAGTTATAATTGATCGTTACCACGAGCAGAATAAAAAAGCATTTGAACGCTTTGGAATGAGCTTCGACAATTATTCAAGAACAAGTCTTCCCATTCATCACGAAACTGCAAGAGAATTTTTCCTCAACTTTTATAAAAGAGGATTACTGATTGAAAAAAAATCACTTCAGTTTTATGATGAAAAAGCAAAAATGTTTTTACCCGACAGATATGTCGAAGGTACTTGTCCAAAATGCGGAAACGAGCAGGCAAGAAGTGATGAATGCGAAGTTTGTGGTTCGTTGTATGATCCATCTGAGTTGATAAATCCGGTAAGTAAAGTTAGCGGAGAAAGACCTGTACTAAAAGAAACATCTCACTGGTATTTTCCATTAGGTAAATATCAGCCGGCACTTGAAAAGTTTATTGATGAAATGAATCAAAAATATGGCTGGAAAGAAAATGTGCTTCAATATTGTCGTGGTTGGTTTAAAGATGGACTTAAAGACAGAGCAATAACGAGAGACCTTGATTGGGGAATTAAAGTTCCTATTGAAGGCGCAGATGGAAAAGTAATTTATGTTTGGTTTGAAGCAGTGCTTGGATACATCTCATCAACAAAAGAATATTCTCAGAAAGTAAATCAACCTGATTTGTGGAAAAAATATTGGCAGGATGAAAATACAAAGTACATCGCTTTTATTGGAAAGGATAATATTGTTTTTCACACAATAATTTTCCCTGCAATTCTTATGGCGTGGAATGAAGGCAATCAGGATAAATATTGTCTTCCGCAGAATGTTCCTGCAAATGAATTTCTGAATTTTGAAGGAAAGAAGTTCTCCAAAAGTCGTGGTTGGGGAATTGATGTTGATGAGTTTCTTGATTTATTTCCTGCAGACCCATTGCGTTACTGTCTTGCTGCAAACTTACCTGAAAACCGCGACACAGATTTTTACTGGAAAGAATTTCAGCTAAGAAACAACAGCGAACTCGCAGATATACTTGGTAATTTTATCAACCGTACTTTTACATTTGTATTCAAGCATTTTGATGGAAAAGTTCCTCCTTTAGGAAAGCTTGAGAAGATTGATGATGAAATGCTTAAGACAATCGAATCATATCCAAAGAAAATTTCTGACTTGTTTGAACATTATAAGATAAAGGATGGAGTTAATGAATTGATGAATCTTGCTCGTGAAGGGAATAAATATTTCAATGACACCGAACCATGGAAAACTTTAAAATCAGATAAAGAGAGATGCGGAACAACTTTGAACATTTGTTTGCAAACAATTTACACATTGGCAGAATTGTGTTCACCTGTTCTTCCGTTTTCTTCTGAAAAACTTTTTAAAATGTTGAATGCCAGGCCAGTTGAATGGCCCTTGTGTGGTAAACCTCAGCTTGAAGTAGGACATCAATTAAATCAGGCAGAAATTCTTTTCCCAAAAATCGAAGATGAAAAAATCGAAGCTCAGATAAATAAACTCGGCTCAACATCACAAACCGAAGCAAAGAAAGAAGAGCTGATTACTTATGATGATTTTATGAAAGTTCAACTCAAAGTGGCAGAAGTGATTGAAGCCGAAAAAGTGAAGAAAAGCGAAAAGCTGCTTCGTCTTAAAGTAAAACTGGAAAATGAAGAGCGTCAGGTTGTTGCAGGAATAGCAAAGAGTTACAATCCCGAAGATTTGGTTGGTAAAAAGGTTGTGATTGTTGCTAATTTGCAGCCGGCAAAATTAATGGGCTTGGAGTCAAAAGGGATGATTCTGGCAGTTGAAACAGAAAACGGAGGACTTAATGTTTTAACTGTGCCCGAAAATGTTAATAACGGAACAAGAGTTAAATAA
- a CDS encoding AAA family ATPase codes for MNSNENKNDVELVQKLNKKITEVKSEIAKVIVGQDEIIDQLIIALMSKGHCLLVGVPGLAKTLLIKTLAEVMDLKFSRIQFTPDLMPSDITGTEVLEEDQLSKKRNFRFIAGPVFANMILADEINRTPPKTQAALLEAMQEHKVTAAGITHQLPEPFFVLATQNPIEQEGTYPLPEAQLDRFMFNLWLDYPSYEEEIKVVQTTTSGHNVKLNKVVSAEEILVFQDLIRRVPVADNVIQFAVKVANMTRPVNGSSPDFIKQWITWGAGPRASQYMILSAKSRAVIQGRFTPNIDDVKAAMLPVLRHRIITNFSAEAEGISAVDVIKKLAEVANKLI; via the coding sequence TTGAATTCAAATGAAAACAAAAACGATGTAGAGCTTGTTCAAAAGCTTAACAAAAAAATTACAGAAGTAAAATCTGAAATTGCAAAAGTTATTGTCGGTCAGGATGAAATAATTGATCAACTAATCATTGCTTTGATGTCTAAAGGACATTGTTTACTTGTTGGTGTTCCCGGACTTGCAAAAACACTTCTTATCAAAACTCTTGCTGAAGTGATGGATCTTAAATTCAGCAGAATTCAATTCACACCTGATCTGATGCCTTCTGACATTACCGGAACAGAAGTGTTGGAAGAAGATCAACTAAGTAAGAAAAGAAATTTCAGATTTATTGCCGGACCTGTTTTTGCAAATATGATTTTAGCTGATGAGATTAACAGAACTCCTCCTAAAACTCAGGCAGCACTTCTTGAAGCAATGCAGGAACATAAAGTTACTGCTGCAGGAATTACACATCAGCTTCCTGAACCTTTTTTTGTATTGGCAACACAAAATCCCATTGAGCAGGAAGGTACATATCCTTTGCCCGAAGCACAACTTGACAGATTTATGTTTAATCTTTGGCTTGATTATCCAAGTTATGAAGAAGAAATAAAAGTTGTTCAGACAACTACGAGCGGCCACAATGTAAAGCTAAATAAAGTTGTTTCAGCCGAAGAGATTTTAGTTTTTCAGGATTTGATAAGAAGAGTTCCTGTTGCCGATAATGTAATTCAGTTTGCAGTTAAAGTTGCTAATATGACTAGACCTGTTAACGGCAGTTCACCCGACTTCATCAAACAATGGATTACCTGGGGCGCCGGACCAAGAGCATCTCAATATATGATTCTTTCAGCTAAAAGTCGTGCAGTTATTCAGGGAAGATTTACACCAAATATTGATGATGTAAAAGCAGCAATGCTTCCTGTTTTGCGTCATAGAATTATAACAAACTTTTCAGCTGAAGCAGAAGGTATTTCCGCAGTTGATGTGATTAAAAAATTGGCTGAGGTAGCTAATAAACTTATTTAG
- a CDS encoding peptidylprolyl isomerase: MIHWLKLSSISVLTLFLISCSTKHSEIVVGKFNDDKITMAEFEKAYSKNAGSYERASKDSLSNYKNFADLYMNFRMKLKDAYERGYDKDKTLLDELADYKKKVGSTYIQEKYLVEPNLKEMYERRKTEVRASHLMIRPEQSGGDEAARQLAQSLLDSIRTGLKTFEELVAVHSQDQFSKNKGGDIFYFTAGQLPYEFEDACYKTPKDSIYPEVVRTKFGYHIIKVTDRKPRIPRIHAAHILVSFANQDGQIDSAAAKAKIDTVVAKLKAGADFAELAKEYSDDTGTKDKGGDLGFFERRMMVQQFDEAAFNLQPGQISDVVETQFGYHIIKLLERGEIPSFEQDKDNLKNILKRLRYQDIYTDYVNNLKKEYNFKVNENVFDMIIENSDSILIGADYPHLDKVGNEVIYSYANVKQTFSPFYDRMKKDTEFTGKRFDKNILNKAVTKYSNDELIEFKAMGLDTVDAQFAELMEDYKNGIFIFKLQEDEVWNKVEIDSLRLQDFYEKTKENYKWPDRVAFTEIWVRNDSLAKHYYSFLKEGKADFDSLAKNTERFGMKEKGGKYDLTPVNNSELSRKANELKNVGDFTEVFSQANGYCILRLDARDSARLKTFEEARAEVTGAFQEAESKRLENEYIASLKKKYQPVIFYDELSKAFKAEN, encoded by the coding sequence ATGATTCATTGGCTTAAACTGTCTTCAATTTCTGTACTGACTTTATTTTTAATTTCCTGTTCAACAAAACATTCAGAAATTGTTGTCGGAAAATTTAATGATGATAAAATAACGATGGCAGAGTTTGAAAAAGCTTATTCAAAAAATGCCGGAAGCTATGAACGTGCATCTAAAGATAGCTTAAGTAACTACAAAAACTTTGCTGATCTTTATATGAATTTCAGGATGAAGTTAAAAGATGCTTATGAACGCGGATATGATAAAGACAAAACTTTGCTTGATGAACTTGCAGATTACAAAAAGAAAGTCGGCTCAACTTATATTCAGGAGAAATATTTGGTTGAACCAAATCTTAAAGAGATGTACGAAAGAAGAAAAACTGAAGTTCGTGCAAGTCATTTGATGATTAGACCTGAGCAATCAGGTGGTGATGAAGCTGCAAGACAATTAGCACAATCTCTTCTCGACAGTATTAGAACAGGATTAAAAACTTTTGAAGAACTGGTAGCAGTTCATTCTCAGGATCAGTTCTCAAAAAATAAAGGTGGAGATATTTTTTATTTTACAGCCGGTCAGCTTCCTTATGAATTTGAAGATGCATGCTACAAAACTCCAAAAGATTCAATTTATCCTGAAGTGGTAAGAACTAAATTTGGTTATCACATAATAAAAGTAACAGACAGAAAACCAAGAATACCAAGAATTCATGCTGCTCATATACTTGTAAGCTTCGCAAATCAGGATGGACAAATTGATTCTGCTGCAGCTAAAGCTAAAATTGATACTGTTGTCGCAAAGTTAAAAGCTGGTGCTGACTTTGCAGAGCTCGCAAAAGAATACTCTGATGATACAGGAACAAAAGACAAAGGTGGTGATCTCGGATTCTTTGAAAGAAGAATGATGGTTCAGCAGTTTGATGAAGCTGCCTTTAATCTTCAACCCGGACAAATATCTGATGTGGTTGAAACTCAATTCGGTTATCACATTATCAAACTTCTTGAGAGAGGGGAAATTCCATCTTTTGAACAGGATAAAGACAATCTGAAAAATATTCTTAAGAGATTAAGATATCAGGATATTTACACTGATTATGTAAATAATCTGAAGAAAGAATATAACTTTAAAGTCAATGAAAATGTTTTCGATATGATAATTGAAAATTCAGATTCTATTTTAATTGGAGCAGATTATCCGCATCTTGATAAAGTAGGTAACGAAGTTATTTATTCTTATGCAAATGTTAAACAAACTTTTTCTCCGTTCTATGACAGAATGAAAAAAGACACCGAATTCACAGGTAAAAGATTTGATAAAAATATTCTTAACAAAGCCGTGACAAAATACAGCAATGATGAATTGATTGAATTCAAAGCAATGGGTTTGGATACTGTTGATGCTCAGTTCGCAGAATTAATGGAAGATTATAAAAACGGAATATTCATATTCAAACTTCAGGAAGATGAAGTATGGAATAAAGTTGAAATTGATTCCCTAAGGCTTCAGGATTTTTATGAAAAGACCAAAGAGAACTACAAATGGCCAGACAGAGTTGCCTTTACTGAAATTTGGGTTAGAAATGATTCGCTTGCAAAACACTATTATAGTTTTTTGAAAGAAGGCAAAGCAGATTTTGATTCTCTTGCAAAGAACACCGAAAGATTTGGTATGAAAGAAAAAGGCGGCAAATATGATCTCACACCTGTAAATAATTCGGAGTTATCCAGAAAAGCTAATGAATTAAAAAATGTAGGAGACTTTACAGAAGTTTTCTCTCAGGCAAACGGTTATTGCATTTTAAGACTTGATGCAAGAGATTCTGCACGACTAAAAACATTTGAAGAAGCAAGAGCCGAAGTAACAGGTGCTTTTCAGGAAGCAGAAAGTAAACGACTTGAAAATGAGTACATAGCTTCGTTAAAGAAGAAGTATCAACCGGTTATCTTTTATGATGAACTATCGAAAGCTTTTAAAGCTGAAAACTGA
- a CDS encoding type II toxin-antitoxin system VapC family toxin has translation MRLFFDSSAFAKRFIEESGSDEVESFCFNASAIAVSSICFPEIISALNRRLREKVIKRKDYLIIKNRMIEEFEELEIINFIPEVVSKSITLLEKNNLRILDSIHIASAILWLPDLFITSDKRQSVAAKKAGLKVRFIE, from the coding sequence GTGAGATTGTTTTTTGATTCGTCTGCATTTGCAAAAAGGTTTATTGAAGAATCAGGAAGCGATGAAGTTGAATCATTTTGTTTTAATGCTTCAGCTATTGCTGTTTCAAGTATCTGCTTTCCTGAAATTATTTCAGCATTAAACAGAAGACTTCGGGAGAAAGTAATCAAAAGAAAAGATTATCTAATCATAAAAAACAGAATGATAGAAGAGTTTGAAGAGCTGGAAATAATTAATTTTATTCCAGAAGTTGTTTCTAAATCAATAACTTTGCTTGAAAAAAATAATCTCAGAATACTAGATTCTATTCACATTGCCTCTGCAATTCTTTGGTTACCGGATTTATTTATAACATCTGATAAAAGACAATCCGTAGCAGCTAAAAAAGCAGGATTGAAAGTGAGGTTTATTGAATAG
- the pta gene encoding phosphate acetyltransferase — protein MGMELLNQIKDKARLKNKIIVLPESHDERVLKAAEILTNEKICKVVTLGNHDKVKSDAQKLGVDLTGVEVIDHLTHPKFDEFSNIYFELRKKKGMTPEQAKETMKRDLFFAAMMLREGLVDGSVAGSFASTADVMKAGIQIVGMPEGISIVSSFFLMIFKERTFSFADCAVVPNPNAEQLADIAISTADNHKKLTGEEPFVAMLSFSTKGSATHELVDKVIKATELVKSKRPDLQVDGELQFDAAIIESIGKRKAPNSNVAGKANVLIFPDLNAGNIGYKIAERLGGAQAVGPMVQGLRKPFFDLSRGCSVDDIVNTTAINVLMG, from the coding sequence ATGGGAATGGAATTATTAAATCAGATTAAAGACAAAGCAAGATTAAAGAACAAAATTATTGTTCTGCCTGAATCTCATGATGAAAGGGTTCTAAAAGCAGCAGAAATTCTTACCAACGAAAAAATTTGTAAAGTTGTTACTCTCGGAAATCATGATAAAGTAAAATCCGATGCACAAAAACTCGGAGTTGACTTAACAGGAGTTGAAGTTATTGATCATCTCACTCATCCCAAGTTCGATGAGTTCTCAAACATATACTTTGAGTTAAGAAAGAAAAAAGGAATGACTCCAGAACAAGCCAAAGAAACAATGAAGCGCGATTTATTCTTTGCTGCTATGATGTTAAGAGAAGGTCTTGTTGATGGAAGTGTTGCCGGTTCTTTTGCTTCAACTGCAGATGTGATGAAAGCAGGAATTCAGATTGTTGGAATGCCTGAAGGAATTTCAATAGTATCGAGTTTCTTTCTGATGATTTTCAAAGAACGTACATTCAGCTTTGCTGATTGTGCAGTGGTTCCGAATCCCAATGCAGAACAACTAGCCGATATTGCAATTTCCACTGCTGATAATCACAAAAAATTAACAGGCGAAGAACCATTTGTTGCTATGCTTTCCTTTTCAACAAAAGGAAGTGCAACTCACGAACTCGTTGATAAAGTTATTAAAGCCACTGAACTTGTAAAATCCAAAAGACCTGATTTGCAGGTTGATGGTGAACTACAATTTGATGCAGCAATTATTGAATCAATCGGAAAAAGAAAAGCTCCGAACAGTAATGTTGCTGGTAAAGCAAATGTTCTCATTTTCCCCGATCTGAATGCCGGAAACATCGGATATAAAATTGCAGAAAGATTGGGCGGAGCTCAGGCAGTTGGTCCAATGGTTCAGGGATTAAGAAAGCCATTCTTTGATTTGAGTCGCGGCTGCAGCGTTGATGACATTGTGAACACAACTGCTATAAATGTTCTGATGGGTTAA
- a CDS encoding peptidyl-prolyl cis-trans isomerase produces MMNYRKLLKLKTDKILLLSLIILLTSCSKEEKQKSYLAKVNDSYLTREELASLVDTSNLDASEKNALIKDWIYNELLYQKALDEGITEQNNFNNIFQSSYKKLAIALLIQKIYNETEIDFKTSDLLEYYEKNKNYFIRPFETYLINHARFKDELTAIRFRDIVLESNWEKANQFFEKNNSVIFSETGNLKELTEIYPIEVADAVKFLLSDEVSIVIRDKQMTYNVVQLKRKFNAFEVLPFDIIEKEVEKRFVDERKSKQFENFLKELYSKSEIVIKERY; encoded by the coding sequence ATGATGAACTATCGAAAGCTTTTAAAGCTGAAAACTGATAAGATATTACTGTTATCTTTAATTATACTTTTAACAAGTTGTTCAAAAGAAGAAAAGCAGAAAAGCTATCTTGCAAAAGTTAATGATTCATATCTGACCAGGGAAGAGTTAGCTTCCCTGGTTGATACTTCTAACCTCGATGCTTCCGAAAAAAACGCATTGATAAAAGATTGGATTTATAATGAACTGCTTTATCAGAAAGCTCTTGACGAAGGCATAACTGAACAGAATAATTTCAATAATATTTTTCAAAGCTCATATAAAAAACTTGCAATTGCTCTGTTAATACAAAAAATTTATAATGAAACTGAAATCGATTTTAAAACCTCTGACTTGTTAGAATATTATGAAAAAAATAAAAACTATTTTATTCGACCTTTTGAAACATATTTGATAAACCATGCTCGGTTTAAAGATGAATTGACTGCAATCAGATTCAGAGACATAGTTTTGGAAAGTAATTGGGAAAAAGCAAATCAGTTCTTTGAGAAAAATAATTCTGTTATTTTTTCTGAAACCGGTAATCTGAAAGAACTAACTGAAATTTATCCCATTGAAGTTGCAGATGCAGTTAAATTCCTTTTGTCCGATGAAGTAAGCATCGTTATCAGAGATAAACAGATGACATACAATGTTGTACAACTGAAAAGAAAGTTTAATGCATTTGAAGTATTACCTTTTGATATTATTGAAAAAGAAGTTGAAAAAAGATTTGTTGACGAGCGAAAGTCAAAACAATTTGAGAACTTTTTAAAGGAACTTTACTCTAAAAGTGAAATAGTAATAAAGGAACGGTATTGA
- a CDS encoding S8 family serine peptidase, giving the protein MKKIILMLGILSSISIIPQTVLQKISPALETKLTSLNPEEKILVWIYFTDKGNSIESYYSNPQLVVSEKSLQRRAKVNSENLIDYNDLPLYQQYIQSIVDNGFQVKQKSRWLNAVSGYADRNTIEHILSFSFIKSIDEVKSFKKSEDELEFNQTETEKFLNSPQPEGVHSLNYGQSYTQLNQLQVPAVHDLGFDGSGVTICVMDAGFNNLAHVAFDSMNIIAMWDFVNGDPNVGDEGDMGTGSHGTNTLSVIGGYAPGNLIGPAYRSNYILAKTENTDSETPVEEDNWVAAIEWADSIGVDVTSTSLGYLEYDPPFTSYTWQDMNGNTAVITIAADLAVKKGIVVVNSAGNEGWRSTPNSLVAPADGDSVFAIGAVDASGTRVSFSSFGPTFDGRIKPDFMAMGSNVYAARSSGTTQYTYVSGTSFSCPLSAGVVALLLQANPNLTPIQLRTILRQTSSRSNTPDNFYGWGIIRALDALNEIAVPVELTSFTANYTGNSVELTWTTSTEKNNYGFEVQKRYDGEQYQSIAFINGNGTTTNRITYNYTDKDIKSNKIYYRLKQIDYNGDESYTAEVSVDIQFPENFILYQNFPNPFNPTTSLRYAIGSRQFVTLKVYDLLGREITTLVNEEKLPGVYDIEFNASKLSSGTYFYKLQAGDYSEIKKMILLK; this is encoded by the coding sequence ATGAAAAAGATTATTTTGATGTTGGGAATACTTTCCAGCATTTCGATAATTCCCCAAACAGTGCTGCAGAAAATTTCTCCGGCACTTGAAACTAAATTAACTTCACTAAATCCGGAAGAAAAAATTCTGGTCTGGATTTATTTTACAGACAAAGGAAATTCCATCGAATCTTACTACTCAAATCCTCAGTTGGTTGTGTCTGAAAAATCTCTTCAGCGGAGAGCTAAAGTTAATTCAGAAAATCTAATCGATTACAATGATTTACCTTTGTATCAACAGTATATCCAAAGCATAGTTGATAACGGATTTCAGGTTAAGCAAAAATCCAGATGGCTTAATGCAGTAAGTGGTTATGCTGACAGAAACACAATTGAACATATATTAAGTTTCAGCTTTATTAAATCAATTGATGAAGTTAAATCTTTCAAAAAATCTGAAGATGAACTTGAATTCAATCAAACAGAAACAGAAAAATTTTTAAATAGCCCACAACCTGAAGGAGTTCATTCACTTAATTATGGACAGTCATATACTCAACTTAATCAACTTCAGGTTCCGGCGGTTCACGATTTAGGTTTTGATGGTTCAGGTGTAACCATCTGCGTGATGGATGCAGGATTTAATAACCTTGCACATGTTGCTTTCGATTCAATGAACATAATCGCAATGTGGGATTTTGTTAATGGTGATCCGAATGTTGGTGATGAAGGTGATATGGGAACAGGATCACACGGAACGAACACACTTTCGGTTATAGGTGGTTATGCTCCGGGAAATTTAATTGGACCGGCTTATCGTTCAAATTATATTCTTGCTAAAACTGAAAACACAGACAGTGAAACACCTGTTGAGGAAGACAATTGGGTAGCAGCAATCGAATGGGCTGACAGTATCGGAGTTGATGTAACTTCCACTTCACTTGGATATCTGGAATACGATCCACCCTTTACAAGTTATACCTGGCAGGATATGAATGGCAACACAGCGGTAATCACAATAGCCGCAGATCTTGCCGTTAAAAAAGGAATTGTAGTTGTAAATTCTGCTGGTAATGAAGGTTGGAGAAGTACTCCAAATTCATTGGTTGCACCGGCAGATGGCGACAGTGTATTTGCTATTGGTGCTGTTGATGCTTCAGGTACTCGTGTTAGTTTTAGTTCTTTCGGACCTACATTTGATGGAAGAATTAAACCAGATTTTATGGCTATGGGTAGCAATGTTTATGCTGCCCGTTCATCAGGCACTACTCAGTACACTTATGTAAGCGGAACTTCTTTCAGCTGTCCGCTTTCCGCAGGCGTCGTTGCTTTGTTACTTCAGGCAAACCCAAACTTAACTCCGATTCAACTAAGAACCATACTTCGACAAACATCTTCACGAAGTAATACTCCTGATAATTTTTATGGCTGGGGAATTATCCGAGCACTTGATGCTTTAAATGAAATTGCAGTTCCTGTTGAACTTACAAGTTTCACAGCAAATTATACTGGCAATTCTGTTGAACTTACCTGGACTACTTCAACAGAGAAGAACAACTATGGATTCGAAGTTCAAAAAAGATATGATGGAGAACAATATCAGAGTATCGCTTTTATTAATGGAAACGGTACAACCACAAACCGCATTACCTATAACTACACAGATAAAGACATCAAATCAAATAAAATTTATTACCGGTTGAAACAAATTGATTATAATGGTGATGAAAGTTATACTGCTGAAGTTTCAGTTGATATTCAATTTCCTGAGAATTTTATTCTCTATCAGAATTTTCCGAATCCTTTTAATCCAACAACCAGTCTTCGGTATGCAATTGGCAGTCGGCAATTTGTTACGCTTAAAGTTTATGATTTGTTAGGCAGAGAAATTACAACTCTCGTTAATGAAGAGAAGCTACCGGGAGTTTATGATATTGAGTTTAACGCTTCAAAACTGTCAAGCGGAACTTATTTTTACAAATTGCAAGCAGGTGATTATTCTGAAATAAAGAAGATGATTTTGTTAAAATGA
- a CDS encoding peptidylprolyl isomerase has product MKFKLLAIILLIVNISFAQQVLDKVVAVVDNEIILQSELDFQAIMFATQRQIDPNTPGLKEQILNSLIEEKLLYAQAELDSIIVTEDEINQRIDYQIKVLTQQLGSVANIEKQYGMSIDRIKRELRDDVKKNVMVQRLQEKNFGNISVTYPEVEEFYNTYKDSLGMIPEKVTIYHIFQNPKASERIKKKFKEKAQALLDSIKAGADFAELAKKYSEDPGSAAAGGDLGFVKKGVFYPEFESVAFRLKEGELSDVVETPVGFHIIQLLERRGESIHTRHILIKIKADEDADLQTIEFLTAIRDSIMKGFGTFEDYAKKYSEDKETSVFGGELGTFYRNQLDKPLLDAIGKLKQGDISFPRRLEYAPGTYGYHIVYLKTRIPEHKVSLTEDFDELKRLATEYKKQKEYQKWIAELKQKIYWEVRI; this is encoded by the coding sequence ATGAAATTCAAATTATTGGCAATTATTTTATTGATAGTTAACATTTCATTTGCTCAGCAAGTGCTGGATAAAGTTGTGGCTGTTGTTGATAATGAAATTATTCTTCAAAGCGAATTGGACTTTCAGGCAATTATGTTTGCCACGCAAAGACAAATTGATCCAAACACACCAGGACTTAAAGAACAGATTCTTAATTCTTTGATCGAAGAAAAACTACTTTATGCTCAGGCAGAACTTGATTCCATAATTGTAACCGAAGATGAAATAAATCAAAGAATTGATTATCAGATAAAAGTTTTAACTCAACAGCTTGGTTCAGTAGCTAATATAGAAAAGCAATATGGAATGAGCATAGACAGGATTAAAAGAGAACTTCGAGATGATGTGAAAAAAAATGTAATGGTTCAACGACTTCAGGAGAAAAATTTTGGAAATATTTCCGTTACATATCCTGAAGTAGAGGAATTCTATAACACTTACAAAGACAGCCTTGGAATGATTCCCGAGAAGGTTACTATCTATCATATTTTTCAGAATCCCAAAGCAAGTGAAAGAATAAAGAAAAAATTTAAAGAAAAGGCTCAGGCACTTTTGGATTCAATAAAAGCTGGTGCTGATTTTGCCGAACTCGCAAAAAAATACTCCGAAGATCCGGGAAGTGCAGCTGCTGGTGGTGATCTTGGCTTTGTTAAAAAAGGAGTTTTCTATCCTGAGTTTGAATCAGTTGCATTCAGATTGAAAGAAGGAGAACTTTCTGATGTTGTTGAAACTCCGGTTGGTTTTCATATCATTCAACTTCTTGAACGAAGAGGTGAATCAATTCACACACGACACATTCTGATTAAGATTAAAGCCGATGAAGATGCCGACCTTCAAACGATTGAATTCCTTACAGCAATCAGAGATAGTATTATGAAAGGTTTCGGAACTTTTGAAGATTACGCAAAAAAGTATAGTGAAGATAAAGAGACATCAGTATTTGGTGGTGAGCTTGGAACATTTTATCGAAATCAGCTTGATAAGCCGCTACTTGATGCAATTGGAAAACTGAAACAAGGCGATATAAGTTTTCCAAGAAGACTTGAATACGCTCCCGGAACTTATGGATATCATATTGTTTATCTGAAAACAAGAATTCCGGAACACAAAGTAAGTCTTACTGAAGATTTTGATGAACTGAAAAGACTTGCAACGGAATACAAAAAACAGAAAGAATATCAGAAGTGGATAGCAGAACTCAAACAAAAAATTTACTGGGAAGTAAGAATCTGA
- a CDS encoding type II toxin-antitoxin system Phd/YefM family antitoxin — protein MRTISFTEFRNNASLLLSAVEKGEMVIVMRHGKPIAKIVPADKVEEGEKPLKKPALRLVIKGRNLSSAILEEREK, from the coding sequence ATGAGAACTATAAGCTTTACTGAATTCAGAAATAACGCTTCTTTACTCCTTTCAGCTGTTGAAAAAGGTGAAATGGTAATTGTTATGAGACATGGAAAACCAATTGCTAAGATTGTCCCTGCAGATAAAGTTGAAGAAGGGGAGAAACCTTTGAAGAAACCCGCACTAAGACTGGTAATAAAAGGTAGAAATTTATCCTCTGCAATTTTGGAAGAAAGAGAAAAGTGA